One genomic segment of Helianthus annuus cultivar XRQ/B chromosome 14, HanXRQr2.0-SUNRISE, whole genome shotgun sequence includes these proteins:
- the LOC110908357 gene encoding probable polygalacturonase: MGKIPMEEIKKELKLVDLSNEAIEDLLQVLSMKSLTELEDSCTNTRIEDCYIVSGDDCVAVKSGWDEYRIAYGMQTQQLVIRRLTCISPTTAVIALGSEMSGGIQDVRAEEVAINSKSGVRIKTGVGRGGFVKDIYVKGFTMHTMKWPFWMMGNYGSHLDDNWDPNAIPVI; this comes from the exons ATGGGGAAAATACCCATGGAGGAGATCAAGAAAGAGCTGAAGTTGGTTGATTTATCAAATGAAGCTATTGAGGATCTATTGCAAGTTCTTTCCATGAAGTCTTTAACGGAGTTGGAAG ATTCTTGCACAAATACACGAATCGAGGACTGTTACATTGTGTCCGGGGACGATTGTGTAGCCGTGAAGAGCGGTTGGGATGAGTACAGGATCGCATACGGTATGCAGACCCAACAACTTGTAATCCGACGGCTCACGTGCATTTCACCAACGACTGCGGTCATTGCTTTAGGAAGTGAAATGTCGGGCGGCATTCAAGACGTCCGAGCCGAAGAAGTAGCCATCAACTCCAAGTCAGGAGTCCGGATCAAAACCGGTGTCGGAAGAGGAGGGTTCGTGAAGGACATATACGTAAAAGGGTTCACCATGCACACAATGAAATGGCCGTTTTGGATGATGGGTAACTACGGGTCCCACCTTGATGACAATTGGGACCCGAATGCGATCCCCGTTATCTAA